A genomic window from Methanoculleus caldifontis includes:
- a CDS encoding PP2C family protein-serine/threonine phosphatase — translation MKEKPGLRYAAMSDVGGREQNEDAWVAGRTGGYDIFAVADGVGGHARGEVASEMAVRILEETADECLPGLKPAVVLEHAFLRANAAIYAYNRENGLNAATTLSAAIVDQSGKCWIGTVGDSRTQIITPASVWQTRDQSYVQSLVDAGILSPAEAMRHPGRNIVTQALGLESRVRAEIDEQEIAGAVLVISSDGLHDYVPATVIRVIALESDPATACRRLIEAAKDAASTDNITVIVARG, via the coding sequence GTGAAAGAGAAGCCGGGGCTCAGGTATGCGGCGATGAGCGACGTAGGCGGGCGGGAGCAGAACGAGGACGCCTGGGTTGCCGGCCGGACGGGGGGCTACGACATCTTCGCCGTCGCGGACGGCGTCGGGGGGCATGCCCGCGGGGAGGTCGCGAGCGAGATGGCGGTCAGGATCCTCGAGGAGACCGCAGACGAGTGCCTCCCGGGGCTGAAGCCCGCTGTCGTCCTCGAGCATGCATTTCTGCGCGCGAACGCCGCGATATATGCATATAACCGTGAGAACGGGCTGAACGCGGCTACGACGCTCTCCGCGGCGATCGTCGACCAGTCGGGGAAGTGCTGGATCGGCACGGTCGGCGACAGCAGGACGCAGATCATCACGCCGGCGTCGGTCTGGCAGACGCGCGACCAGAGTTACGTCCAGAGCCTGGTGGATGCAGGTATCCTCTCCCCCGCCGAGGCGATGCGCCATCCGGGCAGGAATATCGTCACCCAGGCGCTCGGCCTCGAAAGCCGGGTGCGGGCCGAGATCGACGAACAGGAGATCGCCGGGGCGGTCCTGGTCATCAGTTCGGACGGGCTTCACGACTATGTCCCGGCGACCGTTATCCGGGTGATCGCGCTTGAGAGCGACCCTGCCACGGCGTGCCGGAGGTTGATAGAGGCCGCAAAGGATGCGGCGAGCACCGACAACATCACCGTGATCGTCGCGAGAGGATGA
- a CDS encoding KEOPS complex subunit Pcc1 has translation MTHTAVFRFTTHDARALYLSVCQEMGDVGDRSSVRVRLEGEETLVLEVAATDIPALRAALNTWLRLINIAIEMRELAAPSG, from the coding sequence GTGACGCATACCGCGGTCTTCCGGTTCACGACTCACGATGCCCGTGCCCTCTATCTCTCCGTCTGCCAGGAGATGGGCGACGTGGGAGACCGGTCGTCCGTCCGCGTGCGGCTGGAAGGTGAGGAGACGCTCGTCCTCGAGGTGGCCGCCACCGATATTCCTGCCCTCCGCGCAGCCCTCAACACCTGGCTCCGGCTGATCAATATCGCGATCGAGATGCGTGAGCTCGCCGCTCCGTCCGGGTGA
- a CDS encoding 50S ribosomal protein L37ae: MANRKQSAKGRVVGSSGRFGPRYGRFIRKRVNQIEQLTNARHVCPRCDQATVKREGTGIWACRKCGFKFAGGSYVPETPAMRVAVRSIERSLQREG; this comes from the coding sequence ATGGCAAATCGCAAACAGAGTGCAAAGGGCAGGGTAGTAGGAAGTTCCGGGCGTTTTGGTCCGAGGTATGGCCGGTTTATCCGGAAGAGAGTGAACCAGATCGAGCAGCTCACCAACGCGCGCCACGTCTGTCCCCGCTGCGACCAGGCAACGGTCAAGCGCGAGGGCACGGGAATCTGGGCATGCCGCAAGTGCGGGTTCAAGTTCGCCGGCGGCAGCTACGTCCCCGAGACGCCCGCGATGCGCGTCGCCGTACGGAGCATCGAGCGCTCGCTGCAGAGGGAGGGCTAA
- a CDS encoding radical SAM protein produces MAEAEQSRLPGYLHLLRTGELERRADRALEVLRDCVVCPQECRVNRIEGEEGFCRTGLQPRVSSYSPHFGEEPPLVGRYGSGTIFFAGCNMRCEFCQNYTISQCGAGAAVTCEDLAEIMLRLQERRCHNINLVSPSHVVPQILRAVAIAAGSGLSLPLVYNSGGYESVETLRLLEGVIEIYMPDAKYGRDDVAWELSHAPGYTGRMQAALREMHRQVGDLVVGSDGVAERGMIIRHLVLPGNLANSEIVMKFIADEISRDSYVNVMAQYHPAWRAAEGGRSPVLAALQRPITAREYEYAIGCARESGLSRGFP; encoded by the coding sequence ATGGCGGAAGCAGAACAATCCCGACTACCCGGATACCTGCACCTTCTCAGGACCGGCGAACTCGAGAGGCGGGCCGACCGGGCGCTGGAGGTGCTCCGCGACTGCGTCGTCTGCCCGCAGGAGTGCCGGGTCAACCGGATCGAAGGCGAGGAGGGGTTCTGCCGGACCGGCCTCCAACCAAGGGTCTCCAGTTACAGCCCGCACTTCGGCGAGGAGCCCCCGCTGGTGGGAAGATACGGGTCCGGGACGATATTCTTTGCAGGCTGCAACATGCGGTGCGAGTTCTGCCAGAACTACACCATCAGCCAGTGCGGGGCGGGCGCGGCCGTCACGTGCGAGGACCTCGCGGAGATCATGCTCCGCCTGCAGGAGCGCCGGTGCCACAACATCAACCTCGTCTCCCCCTCGCACGTCGTCCCGCAGATCCTCCGTGCGGTCGCCATCGCCGCCGGCAGCGGCCTCTCCCTCCCGCTGGTCTACAACAGCGGCGGTTACGAGTCCGTCGAGACCCTCCGGCTCCTTGAGGGCGTCATCGAGATCTACATGCCGGACGCGAAGTACGGGCGGGACGATGTCGCGTGGGAACTCTCCCATGCTCCCGGTTACACCGGCCGCATGCAGGCGGCACTCAGAGAGATGCACCGGCAGGTCGGGGACCTTGTCGTCGGCAGCGACGGAGTTGCAGAACGGGGGATGATCATCCGTCACCTGGTGCTCCCCGGCAACCTTGCGAACAGCGAGATCGTGATGAAGTTCATCGCCGACGAGATCTCGCGGGACTCCTACGTGAACGTCATGGCCCAGTACCACCCGGCGTGGCGTGCGGCCGAGGGAGGGAGGAGCCCGGTGCTTGCCGCGCTGCAGCGTCCGATCACCGCGCGGGAGTACGAGTACGCTATCGGGTGCGCACGGGAGAGCGGGCTCTCCCGCGGGTTCCCGTGA
- a CDS encoding type IV pilin has product MIGERNRVWNTGRHTGPRPPGASRTAPRSPPRRAPESEHALSQTHASLLMVAITIILALLLLLLLLSMIPSWSWTEPPLPPIIITDVLHTSGDTGALTCASRIFLYNNGSTVYENDLLKAVIYRDDWRVCTVQTLNGHLLIPSHHYGVRYLKGAGCRTPYWNPGEEIEVDLTDGTLVLGAKVTVEIFDKRNGKAISKHTVEA; this is encoded by the coding sequence ATGATCGGCGAACGCAACCGGGTCTGGAATACGGGCCGCCATACCGGGCCCCGCCCGCCCGGCGCTTCCCGCACAGCGCCGCGGTCCCCTCCCCGGCGGGCGCCGGAGAGCGAGCATGCCCTCTCGCAGACCCATGCCTCGCTCCTGATGGTCGCCATCACCATCATCCTCGCTCTGCTTCTTCTCCTGCTGCTCCTCTCGATGATCCCCTCGTGGTCATGGACGGAGCCTCCGCTGCCCCCGATCATCATCACCGACGTTCTGCACACCAGCGGCGATACCGGGGCGCTGACCTGTGCGAGCCGGATCTTCCTCTATAACAACGGCAGCACCGTCTACGAAAACGACCTCTTAAAAGCGGTCATCTACCGCGACGACTGGAGGGTATGCACCGTCCAGACCTTGAACGGCCACCTCCTCATCCCGTCGCACCATTACGGGGTGAGATACCTCAAGGGCGCAGGCTGCCGCACCCCTTACTGGAACCCCGGCGAGGAGATAGAGGTCGATCTCACCGACGGGACCCTTGTTCTGGGTGCGAAGGTCACCGTGGAGATCTTCGATAAACGGAACGGGAAGGCGATATCGAAGCATACGGTGGAGGCGTAG
- a CDS encoding 2-isopropylmalate synthase encodes MKRTVFFTDSRAKSNVTVFDTTLRDGEQTPGISFTREEKLGIAEQLSAIGVQTIEAGFPASSDAEHEIVKAIKALDLATRVCGLARSIRADVDACIECDVDMIHVFIPTSDVQREYTIKKTREQVLEATGEIIAYARDHVDRCMFSAMDATRTDWDYLIDVYRVAVDAGATIINVPDTVGVITPAAMKRLITRIDREVNCPIDVHCHNDFGLAVANTIAAVEGGASQVQVTVNGLGERAGNADLAQTVMALESIYGIETGIRTTRLVETSRLVSRYAGMSIPATQPVVGENAFAHESGIHSHGVITRSDTFEPGIMTPEMVGHRRRLKLGKHAGRHAVRQMLLDTHIEPTDAQLDEIVVRMKGIAGKGKRVTDADLYEIAGSVMQVAPDERTLELQDVAIMTGNHVIPTASVRATVDGVEHIFSSVGNGPVDAAVRAILGIIPAPVQLKEFNIEAISGGTDALGHVTIAVEDERGRVFDASASSDDIVLASVEAVINAINLVCRTRKNDLRHEE; translated from the coding sequence CTGAAGCGTACTGTCTTCTTCACCGATAGCCGTGCGAAAAGCAACGTCACTGTTTTCGACACCACACTGCGCGACGGTGAACAAACACCGGGCATCTCATTCACCCGTGAAGAGAAACTCGGTATTGCAGAGCAGCTCTCCGCCATAGGAGTCCAGACCATCGAAGCGGGCTTTCCCGCATCCTCGGACGCCGAGCACGAGATAGTCAAAGCCATCAAGGCCCTCGATCTGGCGACCCGGGTCTGCGGCCTGGCACGGTCGATCCGGGCCGACGTGGACGCCTGCATCGAATGCGACGTCGACATGATCCATGTCTTCATCCCGACGTCCGACGTCCAGCGCGAGTATACCATCAAAAAGACCCGCGAGCAGGTCCTCGAGGCCACCGGCGAGATCATTGCCTACGCCCGCGACCACGTCGACCGGTGCATGTTCTCCGCGATGGACGCGACGAGGACCGACTGGGATTACCTGATCGATGTCTACCGCGTCGCGGTGGACGCGGGGGCGACGATCATCAACGTCCCCGACACGGTCGGCGTGATCACCCCGGCGGCCATGAAACGCCTCATCACCCGGATAGACCGGGAGGTGAACTGCCCGATCGACGTCCACTGCCACAACGACTTCGGTCTCGCGGTGGCAAACACCATCGCGGCGGTCGAGGGCGGCGCCTCACAGGTCCAGGTGACCGTGAACGGCCTCGGCGAGCGGGCGGGCAACGCAGACCTCGCGCAGACGGTGATGGCGCTCGAGTCGATCTACGGGATCGAGACCGGGATCCGGACGACGAGGCTCGTCGAGACCTCAAGGCTCGTCTCCCGCTACGCCGGGATGAGCATCCCCGCCACGCAGCCGGTCGTCGGCGAGAACGCCTTCGCCCACGAGAGCGGGATCCACTCCCACGGCGTGATCACCCGGTCGGACACGTTTGAGCCCGGGATCATGACCCCGGAGATGGTCGGCCACCGGCGCAGGCTGAAACTCGGCAAACACGCCGGGAGGCATGCGGTCAGGCAGATGCTCCTCGATACGCATATAGAGCCCACCGACGCCCAGCTCGACGAGATCGTCGTGCGGATGAAGGGGATCGCCGGCAAGGGCAAGCGGGTGACGGATGCGGACCTCTATGAGATCGCCGGAAGCGTCATGCAGGTTGCCCCCGACGAGAGAACCCTGGAACTCCAGGACGTCGCCATCATGACCGGGAACCACGTCATCCCGACGGCGAGCGTTCGGGCGACCGTCGACGGGGTCGAGCACATCTTCTCGAGCGTCGGCAACGGCCCGGTAGATGCGGCCGTGCGGGCGATCCTCGGGATCATCCCCGCCCCGGTCCAGTTGAAGGAGTTCAACATCGAGGCGATCTCCGGGGGGACCGACGCGCTCGGCCACGTCACCATCGCCGTCGAGGACGAGCGGGGCCGGGTATTCGATGCCAGCGCCTCAAGCGACGACATCGTCCTTGCATCCGTCGAGGCGGTGATCAACGCGATCAACCTCGTCTGCCGGACGCGAAAGAACGACCTCAGGCATGAGGAGTGA
- a CDS encoding DNA-directed RNA polymerase subunit P translates to MAAYKCARCKQKVEIDVNIRCPYCGHRILFKERGAGIKDLKAR, encoded by the coding sequence GTGGCCGCCTACAAGTGCGCTCGCTGTAAGCAGAAAGTGGAGATCGACGTCAATATACGCTGTCCCTACTGTGGACACCGTATCCTCTTCAAGGAACGCGGGGCCGGCATAAAAGATCTGAAGGCCCGATGA
- a CDS encoding universal stress protein has product MFGLVLVAVDGSEIGSRALAEALDVARAMHAPIHVVHVVQTGIYPALMLNPLEPPDLAQQAVLDSLEREADEILAEAERRGTAAGVPATVHKRHGHPGAEITALALEIGADLTVVGSHGRGRLDRFFLGSVSSYVVDHAESTVMVVRG; this is encoded by the coding sequence ATGTTCGGATTGGTACTCGTGGCGGTCGACGGGTCGGAGATCGGGAGCCGTGCGCTTGCAGAGGCTCTGGACGTCGCCCGCGCCATGCACGCCCCCATACACGTCGTGCATGTCGTCCAGACCGGGATCTACCCTGCACTGATGCTCAACCCGCTCGAGCCCCCGGACCTCGCCCAGCAGGCGGTCCTCGACTCGCTCGAGCGGGAAGCGGACGAGATCCTGGCCGAGGCGGAGCGGCGGGGAACCGCCGCCGGCGTCCCGGCAACCGTCCACAAGCGCCACGGCCACCCGGGAGCCGAGATCACCGCGCTGGCCCTGGAGATCGGGGCCGACCTGACCGTGGTCGGTTCCCACGGGAGGGGCCGGCTCGACCGGTTCTTCCTCGGGAGCGTCAGCTCCTACGTCGTCGACCACGCGGAGTCGACGGTGATGGTCGTCAGGGGCTGA
- a CDS encoding prefoldin subunit beta: MENIPPKVQNQLAMLQQMQQQLQTVVSQKAQYEMTIREARRAVEDLGDIPEDAAVFMNVGSVMMQKSREQVLASLNERVETLELRIKSLEKQEKALQGRFEQLSTQIRGALEGKQQPPGAA, encoded by the coding sequence ATGGAGAATATACCACCCAAAGTACAGAACCAGCTGGCGATGCTCCAGCAGATGCAGCAGCAGCTGCAGACCGTGGTCTCGCAGAAGGCCCAGTACGAGATGACGATCCGCGAAGCCCGGCGTGCAGTCGAGGACCTCGGCGACATCCCGGAGGATGCGGCGGTCTTCATGAACGTCGGCAGCGTCATGATGCAGAAGAGCCGCGAGCAGGTGCTCGCCTCCTTAAACGAGCGGGTCGAGACCCTCGAACTCCGGATCAAGTCTCTTGAGAAACAGGAGAAGGCCCTGCAGGGGCGGTTCGAACAGCTCTCGACGCAGATCCGCGGAGCCCTCGAAGGGAAACAGCAGCCCCCCGGTGCTGCCTGA
- a CDS encoding HEAT repeat domain-containing protein: protein MTLTTNEQDLQALLARIADPDKSVRAEAMRGLAALGTPAVPACTALLQNPDWRVRYRAAEALGLIRDAGAYAPLVAALGDGKDHVRYMASKGLGLLGDRGAVAHLAAMQRDSNEFVRRSAAGSLGKLGGEEAVSALAAALPGETVESVRQAILAALREAGAEGYYS, encoded by the coding sequence ATGACCCTGACCACGAACGAACAGGACCTGCAGGCCCTCCTCGCCCGTATCGCCGACCCGGACAAGAGCGTGCGGGCGGAGGCGATGCGCGGGCTTGCTGCGCTTGGAACCCCGGCCGTGCCTGCCTGCACAGCCTTACTTCAGAATCCCGACTGGCGGGTGCGCTACCGTGCGGCGGAAGCCCTCGGCCTCATCAGAGATGCCGGGGCGTATGCGCCCCTCGTCGCCGCCCTCGGCGACGGGAAGGACCACGTCCGCTACATGGCGTCAAAAGGGCTCGGACTGCTCGGCGACCGCGGCGCGGTTGCCCACCTTGCGGCCATGCAGCGCGACTCAAACGAGTTCGTCCGGCGCTCCGCGGCCGGCTCCCTCGGGAAACTTGGCGGCGAAGAGGCGGTCAGCGCGCTCGCCGCCGCCCTCCCCGGCGAGACGGTCGAGAGCGTCCGCCAGGCGATCCTTGCGGCGCTCCGCGAGGCGGGAGCGGAGGGGTATTACAGCTGA